The stretch of DNA CCATCTGCTAGTGATAGAGCCAAGGTCTCCTACCGCTGGGGTGATGCCATGTCTCCCAGTGGCCCTGTAGCCTGGAAATAAGCTGTCTGGAGGCACATCAAGCTAGCAGAGGGTTTGGTGAGTGAATGTGGACATGGCATGTGCCTTTCCCTGTGGTCAGGGATGTGCTTGCAGCTCCCGTGGATACCATCTTGCCCATCCCCAAGGGGAGCAGCCGCTTCCACTTGCAGGATGTGGTGTGGTTGACCCTGTTGTAGTGCTTAGTGGCTTCTCTAAGCTGCACAGGTTGCTGTGGGCATTACTTGTAGGCACAAGTGATGGGAATTTcctgtcccagctgtgtttgAGATGTTTACAGGTGGGTTGGAAAGGTGTCTTGAccctaccaccaccaccaaaaccctgGCAGCCTGTGTGGCAGTGCTTTTGGCACTGTGAGGATTAACTGCGGAGCTTTTTCAGCTTGCATAGGACCTGCTGGAGGTTTTCAGAggttcccagctctgcttcacCCAGCTCTCTAAAATTAACCATGTAACCTTCCTAAAAATATTCAGAGGGCAGTAGCCCCTGGAGAGCACCAGTGCTGCTTGCTCCCAGCTTCTAGACCAAGCCATCAGAGAGATGAGATCACCTGCTAACCTGTCTCTTGAAGCCCTGGAAAGCTCTTGGCTTTCTCAGTGTCTCCTGCAGGATACGAGAGTCCAGGTCTGGATCTGAACCTGCCTTTCTGGGCCAGCCTGTTTCCCACAGcaccctcttcttcctcacttGCTCCTGGTGAGAGCTGGTGCCTGCCTGCACATCTCTGTGACATGCGGTGACATTGCCAGCTTCAGGTTTAAcgtgctgcaggcaggagcatcACCAGCTGCCCAGGGTGccttgggaaggaggaagggtcCATGGCCTTTCCCTGGAGCATCCCTAAGCCTCCCCATGGATGTGGGAGGCCCAGGCAAGAAGAAATAGCTGGgcccttcctccctttttttttcatgcatgtgGGAGGAGGGTGGAAAGGGcttgaggaggagggagagagccgaattttccatgagcagctgtCAAAATGTAATCTCCTGCATTGCTTGGGCTGGCAGCTTAGCCAGGATAAATTAACAGGGATTTTGGGGAATGTGGAAAATCCCATAGCCTGGAGGAGGGCTGGCCATGTGGGGAGCAGCCCTTTCATCTGCAGGACCAGCTCTGGGCCCCAGCACCTGCCTGAGCCATGGAGGGATGCTCCGAGGTGCTGGGCTCCACTGTTGGGTGTCCCCTGGCCTCACTGGGTTTTCCATCCACAACATTCCCCCAAAGGTCACCCAGAGAAGGGGTGAGGGAGCCCAacccccttccctgcctcccctTTCCCAGGCTCCAGTGCCTGCCATGGAGGGGGATGCAAGCAGTTGCTTTTGCAATGCCAAGTATTTGTGCTGACAGTTGGGGTGCAGGGTGCCCCCCTGCCATAGGGGCCTTTCCATGCTGGCTCCTCACTCCTGCTCAGACCCAGGAATTTATGGAATTGCATTTTCACCCCGCTGCTCCATCCTGTGAAATGCAGAGCCAGGAAAGTGTGTGCACTTGGCTCAGCCCCCAGACCCATGCAGCAGCCAGCATCTGTGCCTGGAGCACATCACACATGTACTGGGGTTTGAGCCTGGGCCCCTCCATCTGCACAATGTCCCCATGTCCTTGTCACAGGGCcgtggtggtgctgggggtcCCTGTTCCCTGCCAGATGCTCTGGGAGCACTGAGGAGCATGATGGGTGTTCATGCCGGCTATTTATAACTGTGCTAAAGCTACCCCAGCTAGCAAAGAGGCCTGGAGACATGGCAGCAGCGCTCACCAGAGCCTGCAAAGGGCCCTGCTCTttccctggctcctgctgcttcatGCCCTGGGCTGGGTGGTCTCATTTGCCCTGGTTGCACGTCTCACTGGATCCCTTTGGATGCTGCTGGAGCCGGTAGATCTGGGGCAgccatttaaaataacacattggcacagaaaaaggggggggaggggggggcagAGAAAACGAGGTCTTCCCGTGTGGTGCACGGGGGATGGTACCTCACCTCTGCAAATGCCTTGTCCTGGCACCAAGCTGGCAGCTGGAACACCTTTCCCAAAGGGAGCCCTTCACAGACACCCCGTGCCAGGGGCTTGCTGCTGGGAACCAGTCCCCAGAGCCTCCCTGGTGCTGGGAGACCATCCTCCTTCAACCAGGATGGGTTCAGCCAGGGACAGGCAGGCTGCCAGGGGAGCTGGGTGACAGGAAAGGTGTCTCACAAGGGGAAGCTAGTTGGGTCTTGTGGGAGGCAGGCTGGGAAGCTATCTGAGCCCACTCTATAAATACACCAGGTGGATAAACActtgggaggaggaaaaaactcACCCAACTATTTCAGCTAATGGGCACCACAAGGTATAAATCAGTCAGGAGTAAAATTaggctggagaggaaaaggcaagTTGGGGCTGCTGCCCATGAAGGCTCCAGCTGCTGGTGTTGCCCTTTCATCTAGGCCTTGGTGCAAATAAGGTTGGACTCACATCAGAGACCCTGTGGCAGGGATGGGTCCCTGCAGTGACACTCTGCTGGAGGGGCTCCTTGTTTTAGCAGGTCCCTTTAGAGCCAGTCCCCCACTATCCATGACACTCATCCTTGCTGTGCCCTCCCTGGGAATAACCACCCTCCAGAGGGGCAGGAGTCGGCATCCCTGTCCTAGGCTTTCATCCAAGGAGCTGGGAAGTAATCTGTATTTATCACTGCTGCTAATGAGAGCAGGTATCCTGTCTGTTTGCACGGCAGAGGTCTGACCTGCCTACCCTTAAAGCCACCCACACTTTCTCCTTTCcaagaagcaaaaaatatgCACTTGCCACGTCCACGTGGTGGCAAACAAGAACCTGATTCATCCTTAGATAATTTGTGTACGTTCCTCTCCTTTCCCGAGCAGCCTTTGCATATATATGAAGAAAGCTCAAGCAGCACTGCAGTCAAACCTGATCTGCTTTTAGAAGACAGGTCCTTAAATTACCctctctgcaggcagggaaTTGATAGATATTCTGGTGCAAAcccatggtggtggtggtggtggcatgCATGTGTTTAGCTGCGGCAGCTTGAGCCCTACTGCACTGGGCAGTGACAAACTGCGTGGCCTTGAGTTGGCCATGGTGGGACAACAGGAGTCCTGGGTGGGTGACCTGCAGGGCTGGTTGGGGTTTTGCTCCCTAAGAGTTTGGAGTATAGTAAACTTGGGTTTGGGGCAGCCTGGCTTGGTGGCGCTGGGGATGATGCCATGGCAGTCTGTATGGCTCGAGCTTGTGGTGGCACCGGTGGGATACCCTGGCACCAGATGGGCTCTGTCCTCATGCCCAAGCAAGGATGCAGAGCAGATCTGGCCAGCTTCATCCAAGAATCTGAGTCGCCAGGCAGGGCCAAAATCAAGCTGGGACACCAGCCTGTGAGgtcccctgctcctggagctgGTGGCTGGCATTGGAGGGCTGAGCACCCACCTCACTCCTGCcaaaagctggagaaagcagcagtgtgggCTCATGGCTCTGGCctgccagtgctctgctgcagccctaCAGCAAAACCTCCTTCCTTGCAGCTTTCCTGGcttgctgtggcagcagggacaTCACCATCCAGGCACAGAGACGTGCCCCTGCCCTTGCCAGCTGCGGGTGCTGTGTGCCCCTGGCTGCTCTCACTCTTTAAGgcctggcagcagctggtggCCACGCGTGCTCTGCCTTGGTACGCTCCCTGTACTCTCTTCACAGCAGGCATGGGGACAACCAGCATGCCCGCTCAGGCAGCTGTCCCTTCTCGGGTGGCTGTCCCCTCTCAGGTGGCTGTCCCCCatgctggcactgctggcagCCAGCACAAGATGAGCAGGTGCCCAGTGGGCACTGCATGGGGTCCGTGCCACCATGCAGGCAGCAGGTGAGGGGCTGCCCGCTGCTGGGATGTGGTGTGGACTCTTCTGTTTCCCTCACTAGGGGCTCTTCTTTCCGTTCTCCCTCCAGGTTTCAAGTGCCCCATTTGCTCCAAATCAGTGGCTTCTGATGAGATGGAAATGCACTTTATCATGTGTCTGAGCAAACCTCGCCTCTCCTACAATGGTAAGAGCCAGGTTCTGCAGGGGACACAGTGTCCTGCTGGCTTGGGATGACTCCAGGCAGGCTGGAGACACCGCAGGCTGCATGGGCAGGCGGTTCAGACGGGCTTGTCAAAGGGCTGTGCTCCAGTGGGATGGTGCAGCTCACGGtccctgctcagctctgccctcctgGCATGGCTCAACCCCGCTGCTTGTGTCTTTGGGACCCTTTGGGACACAGCCCCCTCCCCGTGTTGCAGTGTGCTGTACCAGAGGGACCTGTCCTGGCCAGGTGTCCTGCCTGGGGTAGGGGATGTGTCCTCCTGGGTTGCCCCTCAGAATGGTCGttgctttcctcccctcctcactggcagtgAAGCTTACTGGGCTGAGCACTGCTCCTGCATCTCCCATCCTCTTGATGCTCACCCCCTACTCAGTGGTGCTTTTTTGGAAGCCAGCCCCATCTCGGCTGCCTCCACAGAGGTGACTGTGGGCTCCCCTCCATCCCGGGAATGGGAATACCTCCACAGTGGACCACGTCTCACTGGtgccctctcctctcctcccagaTGACGTGCTGACCAAGGACGCTGGCGAGTGTGTGATCTGCCTGGAAGAACTGCTGCAGGGGGACACGATAGCCAGGCTGCCCTGCCTCTGCATCTATCACAAAAGGTACTGTGCAGGGAccaggggacacagccaggtGGGTGGCAGGGGGATAGCCGGGGACATCCCGAggctcagcagcacagtggtgacatgctttcctctctgcagctgtaTAGACTCATGGTTTGAAGTGAACAGATCTTGCCCGGAGCATCCTTCTGATTGACCCATCGGGTGTGCTTGCTGATTTCTCTCTAAGGTGAGCCTGCGGTGGGCTGGTCAAATGAGATTTTCCTGTGCTGGGTTTAAATCCTGGGCTGGGAGGggaggatggggtgggatggggcaggatgggCTGGCTGTGGctcctagaatcatagaatcaactaggttggaaaagaccttttaagatcatcaagtcgAACCATtaccccagcgctgccaagtccaccactaaaccatatcactgagggcctcatctacatagtttgtgaacacttccagggacagtgattccaccactgccctgggcagcctgttccaatgcctgagcacccgctctgtgaagaaattattcctaatatccaatctaaacctcccatggcgcaacttgaggctgttacctcttgtcctgctCCTCACCTGGGAtcatctctctctgcctttgcagGGCACCTTGCTATACCTGCTGTACCTCCTCTCTTCATCCCCCCTGCCCCTCCTGGAGTTTTTGGCTGACTTTAAATTCCTCGAGAAGATGGAAATAAAACTCAGAAACTTGAACCCACTTGGGacaacagcaattttttttatttttatttattatttttattattttattattttaatttggtttgtttggtttttgccctttttttgtttgttttttgttttgtattatattattattattatttaaacgatttaaaataaagaaccaTCCAGGAGAAGACAAGTGTGAGACCaatggagcaacctgctctccCCTCCACAGTTGCTGGTCACCAGGAGAGCTCTGCCTGCCAGGGAGGCCCCAGGGACACCCTCGGCCAAAACCCTGCCATGATGTTTGGCTTTTCGCCCCAGAACAAAAGGGGAAACTGCTGGGGGAAAACAGCCGGCCAAACGGAGCACACGGCATTCCTCATCGGCAACCTCCCACCCGGACCTGCCCGTGGGCTCTGCTCAGTGTTTTTGCACTGACTCAACAGgaattttctcctcttttcccatcTCCCTTTTGGAGATCTCCACCCCGGGCCTGGCAGCGTGAGATGGGGACTCTGCCccatgctgggagcagggacacTGCTCCCCCCTGCTGAGCCACAGGGGTCTGTCTATCAAGTGTTTACAATGAGTAAcaaaaaaacgaaaaaaaacgaaaaaaaaagagaaaatggttaaaaaaagaaaaaaaaagaaaaaaaacaaaaaaaaccccaaacccagccacAACTGAAGCTTCGTGTTGACTGTCGCGTTCTTCAATTTGAGCTTTCCTGCCCCAGTGATGTTTACAGACTGGTCACTCTTTAACTCAGCTATAACCACTCAGAgactggagagctgcagcatcccaccGCCCCTCTGCCACCCCTCGCCGGGCTCCTCTTGCCAAAACTCCTTCCTTGCCATCTCCTTGGAGTCGAACCCTTTtgaggaggggatggggaaggtCCCTGATGGCCTCTCCCCAGCCACCCCTGGTCATGGCAGTGTGTTTGCCAGAGGTGCGAAGACAGAGTCAGTTCCTGGCAGTGACACCCCagcccatccccatcccctccaggCACGGTGGGTATGTTTATGTTTGTGAGACCTCCCCTGCTGGTGGCTGTGCCCCCGCAGGAAAcctttctgtatttatatattaaaaacaaggggaaaaaacccaaaaccttcaAAGAGTTcagagcggggggggggggggcttcCTTCATTAGTCAAGGTGTTTTGATATGGTATTAAAACAATGTTCAATAAAATAGTCACTGTAGTTTTATTTCACTGGCTTTCTTGGTGAAACAGAGGGTGCTGGTGCCCCTTCCCCATAGCTACCTTGGTGTGGGGATGGCCAACACAGCCTGGAGAGCTCTCAACCCCACAGCTCTGGGGGAGGGGCTAAAGTGGGACCCCACCAGTCCCCCGACCCTGGGGGTATGCACTGCTTGGGGCAGAGAACCCCTGGGGATGGGTTAGGGGTGTCCTGTCCCCCCCAAAAGACATCACAGCGCATGGAGGCTGCAGGTGCAAAGGGGTTTATTGAGGGTCCCTGACCTAgaggggtggggatgggggaatTTGGGGAAACACAAGGGGTGCCAGTCTGGTGCTGATGCCACCCTCAGAGCACCTTGCTGGGGTTCATGAGGTTGTGGGGGTCCAGTgcagccttgatgctgtgcaggGTATCCAGCCCCTCTtgtcccagctcctccagcagcagcacccacttGCCCAGCCCCACACCGTGCTCCCTGGTGCAGGTCCTGGGATGGGgatgtctgtctgtccatccctgtcccccctggagcatccccatccccacctgcCCAGGCGCTCAGTGAAGGCATGGATGCGCTGCACCTTGGCTGGGTCCTGGGTGTTGGAGACAAGGATGCAGTGGAAGTTGCCATCACCCACATGTCCCACCACGGGGCCTGTGGGGCTGTGGGTCAGGAGGGGTGCAGTGTGGAGGACAACAGCCCCTCAACCAACATCCCTCTGCCCCACTGACTGATGAGGCCAGAATCCTGAAAGTCCTGGTTGGTCTCCACCACCATGTTGGGCAGGTGGGAGATGGGCACGCAGATGTCCATGGAGTAGCCCTGGGCCGGGCAGGGCAGAGTGGTGgcacctgcagctccagggcacTGTGCCTCAGGGCAGAGCAGTGGCACCTGCAGCTCCATGGGGCACCACTGCTGTTGTCCCTGTGCCTGTCCCTCACCTGGCAGCCAGGTCGCAGTGCCAGGGCCATGTACCAGGCGCAGTGGCACATGGCCCAGAGGTGCCTGCGCTCCTCTGGCTCCTCTgcccaggccaggctggaggtgACGTTCAGACGCATGATCTCCTCTGCCAGGAGCCCTGGGATGGGGTGGGACAGGACATGCAGAACCCCCGGGCACCTGGCCCTTGCCCTGGGACCCCCAATCCCCACCTTGGGCATCCATCTCACACCTCAGGACACCCCTGATCCCCTCATACCCTGCCCCTGAGACCATCAGCAGACCCCAGTCCATGTACTCATCCCTCACACTGGTGATATTCCCAGTCTTCCAGTCCCCATCCTGGGCACCCATCCCAGGCACCCATCCCTGGTGCCCCTGGTCCTGGGAACCcgtccttctcctcaggacaGCCCTGGTCCCCTGTCCACAGGCTCCCATCCACATCCATGGGACACCCCTCCAGGACCCCAGTCCTAGGCTCTGGGCACCCTCACCCTGGTGACACAAAGGTCCCCCAATCCCTGGCCCTGGGCACGAATCCATTGCCTCAGGACACACCTGGTTCCCCATCCCAGATAGTGGACACTGTCACTCACCCCAGAGCCATGTCATGGCCACCCAGCACTGTCCTTCATGCCCCTGGTTCCCCATCCCTTGTCCCTGAGCACCTGTGCCCACCATGGCGCCCAGCCCTAGGCACTCTGTCACCAGGGCCACCCCAGCCTCATCCCACGCTGGTGCTGTGCCTATCcatcttcctctgctgcttggccaggctgtgccaggagcCGTGGAGCTCCAGGAACAGCATGGGGACCAACCAGCAGGTCCATGCTGCTGAAGTGGCTGCAGGCACCCACCATCACCTCACCCAGGAACTCTGGCCAGGAGACAGTATGAGCCTTGCCACCAGCACCCAGACCCCCAGCCTGAGCACCAGACCCACCACCATCCCCTGGCACCCACCAATGTGTGCCACGAGCATGGTAGCCTGCAGGACCTGCACAATGCAATCCATGACTGCCTCCATGCTGGGGAAGGTGGTGGTGGCACTAGCCTTGGGCAGCAGGTGCAGGTGCAGCGTGGGCTGTGTGAGGAAGCCCAGGGTGCCCTTGGAGCCCATGAACAGCAAGGTCAGGCCGTAGCCAGCTGCCTGCTTCCTGCATGGAGCTGGTGAGTAGGTGCCAGTTTGGCCCCAACCCAGCCCAGACCCCCCTGGTGCCCACCTGGGCTGGCGCCTGGCACCCGCAGTGTGGAGCAGACACCCGTCTGACAGCACCACATGCAGGTTCAGCATGTTGGAGTGCATGGTGCCAAAGCGCACTGTGTTGGTGCCCGAGGCACCCATGGCCTCCATGCCACATAGCGAGGCATCTGCGCCAGAGTCTGTgagcaggggatggggatgggaagggtGGCTTGGCATGGGGACGGGGCTATGGGACATCCCCATGGGACCCCATACTGTGCCTGgccctgtgccagccccagTGCACCCCTGGGACCATGGGGGCTGCATGGTATTATGGCACCCACTCCCCCATGGACACCTCTGGGACCACAGCATCTCAGTGGGGACCCCCATCACCCTTGGGATCAAAGCACACCCATGGGTacccccagcacctctgggatGACAGCATGCTCAGTCCCATGAGCACCCCTGAGACCATGGCAACTCCAGCCCTATGGGTACCTCTAGTGCACCCCTGGGACCACGGCACCCTTGGCCTCATGGGTacacccagcacccccagtgttaccacccccagccccagacacccccctgcctgctccctggtGCCCACAGTACTGACAGGGAATCAGAGCCCGGTGCACTGCAAGCCACAGGTAGCTATTGAGGGCCTTGCAGGTGACGCCAGGCTCCACTGCCACCGGGAAGTCCTCAAGGCTCAGCTCTGCGATGGCATCCATGCGGCTCAGGTCAAAACAGATGCTGCCCTGTCATGGGGGGCCAGCACCggcagccccaggcaggggctgggcaggggtcGGGGGAGTCTATACCTGCATGGTCTGTACCTGCCTATGCTGAAGGGCACCATGGGCCcacagcagcagtagcagtgTGCAGCCAGCTCCTGTACCTGGTCCATGGCATGTGGCCACACCATGGTGTCCGGGGGAGGACAGCTGGGGACAGGGGCACCAGTGCCACCCACCCCCCTCCACAACCTCCCCACCATGTCCCTTCTTCCTCGCCCCAGACCCTTCCCCCCCATTGCCCTTCCCCTCCATGGGCCCTCTCCCAGCCCAGACCCTTCTCCTCCATATTCATGctcattcagagcagccctgcagaaaaggacttgggggtgttggttgacgagaagcttaacatgagccggcagtgtgtgcttgcagcccagaaagccaaccgtatcctgggctgcatcaaaagaagcgtgaccagcaggtcgaaggaggtgatcctgcccctctactctgctctcgtgagacctcacttggagtactgcgtacagttctggtgtcctcaacataaaaaggacatggagctgttggagcgagtccagaggagggccacgaggatgataagagggctggagcacttcccgtatgaagacaggctgagagagttggggctgttcagcctggagaagggaaggctgcgtggagacctcatagcagccttccagtatctgaagggggcctacaaggatgctggggagggactcttccttagggactgtagtggtaggacaaggggtaacgggttcaaacttaaacaggggaagtttagattagatataaggaagaagttctttacagtgagggtggtgaagcactggaatgggttgcccagggaggttgtggatgctccatccctggcggtgttcaaggccaggttggacagagccttgaaccacgtggtttagggcaaggtgtccctgcccacggcaggggggttggaactagatgatcttaaggtcctttccaacccttacgattctatgattctatatgccCATTTCCCTCCCCATGGCCCTTTCCCGACCCAGACTCTTCCTCTCCCTAgacccttcccttccccatggCTCTTTCCCTCTGCAGGACACTTCCTCTCCCCAGACCCTTCCTCTCACATGCCCTCAATCCAGACCCTTCCTCTCCCAAGACCCTTCCCTTCCCGATGGCCCTTCCCATCCACAGGACTCTTCCTCTACCAAGACCCTTCCCTGACCCAGACTCTTCCTCTCCCTAgacccttcccttccccatggCTCTTTCCCTCTGCAGGACACTTCCTCTCCCCAGACCCTTCCTCTCACATGCCCTCAATCCAGACCCTTCCTCTCCCAAGACCCTTCCCTTCCCGATGGCCCTTCCCATCCACAGGACTCTTCCTCTCCCAAGACCCTTCCCGTCCCCATagctcttcccctctcccatgCCCCTTCCCCTCCCGATGGCCCTTCCCATCCACAGGACTCTTCCTCTCCCAAGACCCTTCCCGTCCCCATagctcttcccctctcccatgccccttcccctccccatccctcccccgGGGTCCGACATGTGCATGGACTCATCGTGCCCGTGCTGCTCCCATACCGCCATGGCCGTGGAGACGTTGGGGGCCCCCACCACGGCCCTCAGGGCCTCCATGAAGTCGGGGGTCAGCGGGCAGTGTGGGGAGGGGAGCCCTAAGGGTCCGACCCGGGGTCATGGGCCCAGGACCTCCGCCCACAGCTGAGGGCAGCAGGGTCACACCAGGACCGTCCCCCATCCTTTCGTATCCCACGGGATCCCCGAACCCCCGCCCGGCCCCAccttggagcagcagctccggcgccccagggcccccccagccccagggactTGGTGGCTTCGGCTGGGGACAGGAGCGGGGCGTTGCCcggcccctcccgccgccgccaccgccgcgtTAAGGTGGCTCCGGCTGACGGGGCCGCGGCGCCGGGACACGGGTCCCTCCCGGGCGGGCCTCCCCCGCGCCTCCCGCACCGGGGCCCTCCCCGGGGAGCCCccaggctctgccctgctctgccccacaccGGCAGCACCGGGCGTCCCGCGGCTGCTCGGGTGTCCCGGCCCCCGGCCTGCGTCCCTGCCTGCGGCACCGTTCCTATCGCCTGCACCCCCAGCCGGGGCGCCGGGGACTCCACAGGGACTGATGGGGACTGACGGGGATCCTGGGGAATGGCCCTGTGGGTCCTGGGTTGGCAGGTCCCTGGggtgcagctcccagcccctgggGCACAGAGAGCAGGAACACAGAGAGGACTCAAGGGGACACCAGGGAGCAAGAGCACAGGTCCTGGGCTGATGGGGACCCGGGGAGCAAACCCCAACCCCAGGGACAGATGGGTGGCAGGGTCACCCCAGGAACCAAGGTCACCCTAGGGACCAAGGACACTGTCCTGGTTTCCATTGTGATAGTGtcaattttcttcctagtagctagCTAGTCCAGTTGATGGATGCAGGCCGGGGTCCGGGACACCCGAGCAGTCGCGGGGACAGCTGGTGCAGCCAGTGTGGGCAAAGCAGGGCAGGGGCGGGAGCCCGGGAGCTCCCCGGGGGGTTCCGACCAGGAGGGAGGGACGGAGGGACCCGTGTCCAGGCACCACGGCTCTGTCAGCCGTGcaattaataatataaatagtttgcttcagcaaaagcttgctttgtctttgtttttgcaTTGTATCCTGCTTGAGCACAATCGTGTAGGCAgatgggaagaatgtaaattcctgaaactgtgaaacaaacaggaataaggGACTTTTGCAGCCGGACATAGGATGTATGGCAGTCATGCTCGATTGAACCAACATCTAATCTGGAAGTAACAGAACAAGGTATAAGGGCTTTAGGCACATGCACAGAGTTAAGTAGGTCAAAAGTTCATATCAAAGAAGACTACTAGCCTTTATCAACTAGCTCTTAAAAGACCCTCCTGGATACgtgcagaagaaagaatgaagattgCTTCAGCTGTTGGGAGGTGGGATTCGTCTTTCTGAAAGTCCTATGAATATGTAAAAGGCTTGAC from Strigops habroptila isolate Jane chromosome W, bStrHab1.2.pri, whole genome shotgun sequence encodes:
- the LOC115619012 gene encoding LOW QUALITY PROTEIN: probable D-lactate dehydrogenase, mitochondrial (The sequence of the model RefSeq protein was modified relative to this genomic sequence to represent the inferred CDS: deleted 1 base in 1 codon; substituted 1 base at 1 genomic stop codon), with the protein product MDTLGALTMAFRASMKSGGSGQCRERKESLTRGHGPGTHSQGQGWELHPRDLPTQDPQGHSPGSPSVPISPCGVPGAPAGGAGDRNGAAGRDAGRGPGHPSSRGTPGAAGVGQSRAEPGGSPGRAPVREARGRPAREGPVSRRRGPVSRSHLNAAVAAAGGAGQRPAPVPSRSHQVPGAGGALGRRSCCSKGPLTPDFMEALRAVVGAPNVSTAMAVWEQHGHDESMHICPPPDTMVWPHAMDQVQELAAHCYCCCGPMVPFSIGTGAAGAGPPXQGSICFDLSRMDAIAELSLEDFPVAVEPGVTCKALNSYLWLAVHRALIPYSGADASLCGMEAMGASGTNTVRFGTMHSNMLNLHVVLSDGCLLHTAGARRQPRKQAAGYGLTLLFMGSKGTLGFLTQPTLHLHLLPKASATTTFPSMEAVMDCIVQVLQATMLVAHIEFLGEVMVGACSHFSSMDCWLVPMLFLELHGSWHSLAKQQRKTEEIMRLNVTSSLAWAEEPEERRHLWAMCHCAWYMALALRPGCQGYSMDICVPISHLPNMVVETNQDFQDSGLISPVVGHVGDGNFHCILVSNTQDPAKVQRIHAFTERLGRTCTREHGVGLGKWVLLLEELGQEGLDTLHSIKAALDPHNLMNPSKVL